The segment GCAGTTTCTGCAGCTCGGCGATGTCCTTGCGGGCGGCTTCGATCTGCTGCTGCGTGGCCGCACGCTCGTCGGCGATGACGGAGCCTGCCAGGCAGAGCATTACCAGTGCGAAGAGGGCGCGGAGCATGCGGGCTTACCGGAGGAACTGGACGGCCTAGTATGCCTAAAAACATGGCCGGAAGCTTGGCGGCGATCGCGCCCCGTCTGGCTTCCGGCCGATGGCGTCAGTCGTTGAGCTGAATGATCGAATGGCCGGTCATCTCCTCCGGCACCGGCAACCCCAGCAGGGTCAGCATCGTTGGAGCGACGTCCGCGAGCACGCCGCCTTCGCGAATGCTCGCCTTGCGCTTGCCGACATAGATGAAGGGCACCGGCTCGCAGGTATGGGCGGTATGCGCTTGCCCGGTCACGACATCTTCCATCTGTTCGACGTTGCCGTGGTCGGCGGTGATCAGGGCTTCGCCGCCAACCTTCTCCAATGCCTCGACCAGGCGGCCCATGCAGGCGTCTAGCGTCTCGACCGCCTTGACGGCGGCCTCGAACACGCCGGTATGACCGACCATGTCGCCGTTCGCGTAGTTGACGACGATCACGTCGTAACGCTGGTTCTCGATGGCTTCGACGATGCGATCGGTCACCTCGGGCGCGCTCATTTCCGGCTGCAGGTCGTAGGTGGCGACTTTCGGCGAGGGGATGAGGATGCGCTCTTCGCCCTCGAACGGCTCTTCGCGGCCGCCCGAGAAAAAGAAGGTCACATGGGCGTACTTCTCGGTCTCGGCGATGCGCAGCTGGGTCTTGCCATTCTTGGCCAGGTACTCGCCGAGCACGTTGTTCAGGGCCTCCGGGGCGAAGGCCGCCGGTGCCTGGATGCTCGCGGCATACTGGGTAAGCATGACGAAGCCTGCCAGTTGCGGCGTGCGGGCGCGCTGGAACTCGCTGAAGCCCGGTTCGACGAAGCAGCGAGTCAGCTCGCGCGCACGGTCGGCGCGGAAGTTCATGAACACCACGGCATCGCCATCCTCGACGCGCACCGGCTCGCCGACAGTGGTGGCCTTGACGAATTCATCGCTTTCGCCACGCTCGTAGGCGGCAATCAGGCCGTCCACGGCGTAGTCGGCGTGGAATTCGCTCTGGCCCTCGACGATCAGCTTGTAGGCCTGCTCGACGCGCTCCCAGCGATTGTCGCGATCCATGGCGTAGTAACGCCCGATCAGGCTGGCGATGCGGCCCTTGCCCAGGCGGGTGAACGTGGTCTGCATCAGTTCGATGGAGCTCTGGGCGCTCTTGGGCGGTGTGTCGCGGCCGTCAAGGAATGCATGCAGGTAGATTTTCTCGGCGCCGCGCTTGGCGGCCAGTTCGGCCATTGCGACCAGGTGGTCCTGGTGGCTGTGCACGCCGCCGTCGGAAAGCAGGCCGAGGATGTGCACTGCCTTGCCGGCCCCGACGGCCTTGTCCACGGCTTCGCAGATCGCCGGATTGCTGAAGAAATCGCCGTCACGGATGGCTTTGGTGACGCGCGTGAAGTCCTGATACACCACCCGGCCGGCGCCAAGGTTCATGTGGCCGACCTCGGAGTTGCCCATCTGGCCATCCGGCAACCCGACGTCCATGCCGCTACCGGAGATCAGGCCGTGCGGCTGCGTGGCGAGCAGGCGATCGTAGACCGGGGTGTGGGCGGCATGGATGGCATTGAAGTCAGGGCTGTCGCTGTGTCCGAAGCCGTCGAGAATGACCAATACCAGGGGTTTGGGTGCGGAAGGCATCGCGTGAGGGCTCCTTGGCGCAGGGCGAAAAAAGGCGACCAGTCTACTGTCTGGACTGTTGCAGGTCACGATTGATCAGGGTTCAGCCGCCTGGGGGCGCTGTGTATACTGGCCCGCATTTTATCGCCTGGGTACCTGTTGATGCTCGCTAACCTGATTGAATTTGTCTCTAACCACTATGTGCTGAGCAGCCTGTTCGTCGTGCTGCTGGTGCTGCTGGTGATCACCGAGGCCCGCAAGGGCGGCAAGAGCCTGACTTCGCGCGAGCTGACGACGATGGTCAATGGTGGCCAGGGCGTGGTGTTGGACGTGCGTCCGAAGAAGGAGTTCGCCACCGGCCACATCGTCGACGCATTGAACATTCCGCACGACAAGCTGGTCAGCCGAATGGGCGAGCTGGAAAAACACAAGGGCAAGACCCTGATCGTGGTCGATGCCATGGGACAGCACGCCGGAGCGGTCTGCCGGGATCTACAGAAGGCAGGCTTCACCGCCGCCAAGCTGTCCGGAGGGATCTCGGCCTGGCGCGGCGACAATCTGCCAGTGGTCAAGTGAACATGCCCAAGGTCGTCATCTATACCACCGCCTGGTGCCCCTTCTGTGTCCGGGCCAAAGCCCTGCTCGACAACAAGGGCGTCGCCTATGAAGAAATCGCCGTCGACGGCAAACCGGCTTTGCGCGCCGAGATGGCGAGCAAGGCCGGGCGCACGTCGGTGCCGCAGATCTGGATCGGCGAGCGGCATGTCGGAGGGTGTGACGACCTGTATGCGCTCGAACGCGCCGGGCGGCTGGACGCGTTGCTCCAGGCCTGATGGCGCCGCTCTCTCTTCCATAACGACACGCACAACAGAAGGCTCATGAAATGACCGAACAAGCCAATAACGGTGCCGCCGCGAACGAGCAGCAGGGCGCGCAATTTTCCCTGCAGCGTATCTATGTTCGCGACCTGTCCTTCGAGGCACCGAAGAGCCCGGAGATTTTCCGTCAGGAATGGAACCCGAGCGTCGCGCTGGATTTGAATACCAAGCAGAAACCGCTGGAAAGCGATTTCTTCGAAGTGGTGCTGACCCTGTCGGTGACCGTCAAGACGGGCGAGGAGGTTGCCTTCATCGCCGAGGTGCAACAGGCCGGCATCTTCCTGATCAAGGGGCTGGACGCCGGCGCCATGAGCCATACTCTTGGCGCCTTCTGCCCGAACATCCTGTTCCCCTACGCTCGCGAGGCGCTCGACAACCTGGTCACGCGTGGCTCGTTCCCGGCATTGATGCTGGCGCCGGTGAACTTCGATGCGCTCTATGCGCAGGAGATGGCGCGGATGCAGCAGGGTGGTCAGGCACAGCACTGAGTGCCTTGAGGCGGGTCGCGAGCGATCCGCCTCGTCCTTCCTTACCTGACGGTTACCACCAGCTTGCCGATCGCCTTGCGCTGCCCCAGCGCGGCAATCGCCTCACCGGTGCGCTCGAGTGGGTAACGGTGCGAAATCACTGGTTTGAGCTTGCCTTCGGCGTACCAGGCGAACAGCTGCTTGAAGTTCGCGGCATTGTCATGCGGCTGGCGTTGCGCAAAGGCGCCCCAGAATACGCCGACCAGCGCGGCACCCTTGAGCAGGGGCAGGTTGGCTGGCAGCGAAGGAATCTCCCCGGCGGCAAAGCCGACCACCAGCATACGGCCGTTCCAGGCGATGCTGCGAAACGCCTCCTCGAACAGGCCGCCGCCGACCGGGTCGTAGATCACATCCACGCCTTGCCCACCGGTCAGTTCTTTCAGACGCTCTTTCAGGCTTGCCTCGGTGTAGTTGATCAGTTCGTCGGCACCGGCCTGGCCAGCGGTCTCCAGCTTCTCATCGGTGGAGGCGGCTGCGATCACACGGGCGCCCATGGCCTTGCCGATCTCGACTGCCGCCAGACCGACTCCCCCGGAGGCGCCGAGCACCAGCAGCGTTTCGCCCGGTTGCAGGTTGCCACGCTGCTTCAGAGCGTGCATCGAGGTGCCATAGGTCATGCTGAATGCGGATGCGGTCTCGAAGTCCATGCCGTCGGGGATCGGCAGCGCGTTGTAGGCCGGCACTGCGACCTGCTCGGCAAAGCTGCCCCAGCCGGTGAGGCCCATGATCCGGTCCCCTGGCTTCAGGTGGCTGACCTTCTCGCCTACTGCAGCGACCACGCCGGCCGCCTCGCCACCCGGGGAAAATGGAAAGGGGGGCTTGAATTGGTACTTGCCTTCGATGATCAGCGTGTCGGGAAAATTCACGCTGGCAGCGTGCACGTCGAGCAGGACTTCGTTGGGCTTGATGCTCGGGCTGGGCACCTCATCGAGGACCAGGTTTTCGGGCGGGCCGAAATTTTTGCAGAGAACGGCTTTCATCGGGGTTCCTTTATAGGTGTTTTTGGCGGCCGTGATGCCTGGAGTCTAGGCGGCCGTGATTCAGGAACAACGAGCATGGCCGTCTGTAATGGCAGTGCATAAACCGTTCGCAGGCTTGGGTCGCGCCGCTCGACTGGTTATGCTGGCGCAATCTCATTCTGGAGCTCGCCCGTGAAGCGCATCATCGCTCTTGTCTTTGCCCTAGGTCTGGCGCTGCCGGTCTGCGCCGAGGAGCCTGCCGCCGAAGAGGGGGCGCCACAGGTCGTCTATTACGCACTGGTGCCTGCGCTGGTCGGCAATTATGGTGGCGGAGAGCGATTGAAGTACTACAAGGCCGACGTGGCCCTGCGCATCACTGGCAAGGAAGCCGAGGAGAAGGTCAAGCATCACGAGCCGCTGATCCGCAATCAGCTGGTCATGCTGTTCTCTCAGCAGACCGATGCGAGCCTCGGCAGCGTCGAGGCCAAGGAGCAGTTGCGTCAGGAGGCGCTCAAGCAGGTCCAGGAGGTGCTCACGCAGGAAGAGGGCAAGCCGCTGGTGGACGACCTGCTGTTCAACAACCTGATCATTCAGTGAGCAGTGCATCGCGCAGGTTGAGCACTGCCTGCCACTGTTGTTCATCCACCGGCATCACCGACAGTCGGCTGCCTTTCCTGACCAGCGCGAGTTCGGAGAGGCGCGGGTCGGCCTTGAGCAGGGGCAGGCTCAGTACCTCGCCGAAGCGTTCGACGAACTCGATATCCACGGCGCTCCAGGGGTTGTTGGCGTCGCTGGCTTTCGGGTCGAAATAGTCGCTCTGTGGGTCGAGTGCCAGCGGGTCGGGATAGGCGCTCCGCGTGATTCGGCCTATGCCGGCGATACCGGGCGTGGCGCAACTGGAGTGATAGAAGTAGAACAGGTCACCGGCGGCCATCTGCCGGATGAAATTCCGCGCCTGGTAATTGCGCACGCCGTCCCAGCGGCCAGCGCCCCTGTTTTCAAGGTCGCGGATGGAAAATTCATCAGGTTCGGACTTCATCAGCCAGTAGTGCATGGCGGCTCTCCGGAGGGTTTTTGTTAGCTCTGTCGCGGCTCCGACAATCGGCTATACGCGCCATTTGCGCAGAGCGATTGCTTGACGGAAAATGCCGCGGCTGTTGAGTTGGGTCGTCGAAACCAGAACGAAAAAAACCGTTTCGACGTGGACGATTCGCCTTGCAGGGGGAGGCGATCATTATGAAGCGCAAACCGGATATTCTCTGGGTTTTGGTACTTATCTTCGGGCTCGGTGTGGTCACCACCGGCTACACGCAGAGTCTCTGGGAGCGGCAGGCCGAGCCAGGCGGCGCGCCGGTCCTCCAGACCACCACGCAGGCTCAGCGCTAGTCATTCGGATCGTGGCGCGAACAGGTCTCCGGGCGATACCAGTCTCGGTCCGTCACGGTCGCATCCAGTGCCACATCCCAGCTCGCAAGCGGCAGGCGGTCGACCTTCTGACATTCGTGGGCCAGGCCCAATAGGGTGGGCTTGCGCCAGCTCTTCTGGCGGGTGCGGTAAGCCAGGCTGCGGTCGTAGAAGCCGCCTCCCATGCCCAGCCGGCCGCCGGCCTCGTCGAAGCCCACCAGCGGCATCAGCAATAGATCCAGCGTCCAGACCTTCCGCTGAGCTTCGCGTGCTCGCACGGGTTCGGGTATTCCGTAGCGGTTCGGCCTGAGTCGCTCGCCGGGTCGTACGCGTTGAAAGATCATCCGTGTGCGCGGCCATGGATCGAGCACGGGAAGGTAGGTGGCCTTTCCTCGTCGCTGGGCAGCGCGCAGCAATGGGCGCGGATCGATTTCGCCATCGTTGGGCAGGTATAGGGCGATGTGCCGAGCGCGCCGAAACAGCGGGTGTTGGGCGAGCAGGCGATAGAGGCGTTGCGCGGCGAGCCGTTGCTCGAGCGGTGAAAGGCTGCGGCGAGCCTGGCGGAGTTGCCGCCGTAAAGCGGCGCGAGACAGGCCCGCGGCGCTGATCATGAAAGGTAGCTCCCCAGCATGCCGCTGCCGGCGTAGGCCCTTGAACCCGAGAGTTCAAGGTGGCGACTACAGAGAACCTTCAGGCTTTCCGTCAGGCGGACATGCACACCGGTCCCACGTGTAGCCTCCATGGTGTTGCTTATCGGGAGAGGGTCATCGCCGACTGGCGCACATGCCAGGGAGTTGCGGGGATTATACCTCAATGCTTTTGCATCTGTTCCCGTTTCATCGGGCATCGCGGCGCTACGACGAATGGTTTTCAGTGAGGGGCCGCCGAGGCTGCACGTGCGCGCCATGCTGCCGCCGGCCGCGCGGGACCTCGGCTTCCGTACGGTGACGCGCAGAGGATGGTTCACTCGACGTTCGATCAGTTGCCTGAGGGGTTCGGGTCGGTAGCCAAGGCGCTGTCGACGCGCTCGAGCAGCATGCGCACGTGCTCGCGGGCGCTGCTGGCTTCGGCGTCGAGCTGGTCGTTCTTGTGCAGCAGTTCGTGGGTGATGTTCAGCGCAGCCATCACCGCCACGCGGTCGGCGCCGATCACCTTGCCGCTGCTGCGGATGTCGCGCATCTTGCGATCCAGATAGCGCGCGGCGCCTTCCAGGTTGCTGCGCTCCTCGGGCGGACAGGCGATGCAGTATTCCTTGTCCATGATGTGCACGGTGACGGTGTTCGGCTGGGTCATGAGTCCTGCTCCAGGGCTTTCAGGCGCGAAATCATCGATTCGACCTTCAACCGGGCCATTTCGTTCTTTTCGATCAGATGAGCGCGCTCCTCGCGCCAGGCCTGCTCGTTCGCCTGCAGCAGGCGATTCTGGGCCTTGAGTTGCTCGATGCGCTGGATCAGCTGCTCGAGCTTGGCGGTCAGCAATCGCAGATCGGCGTCTTCCATGGGATTCCTACTAGGGGGCGCGGGCAGGGCCGCCGGGCTTCGATGGTCTTGCCGCAATCGCCGATGCTAGGATACGGAGCCTTCATTCTAGTCATTGCGCTCTGGTGCGCCTAGCCGCCATGTCGATTCAAGCTTCCCCTTATGCAGCCTTCGCCAGTTTGCTGCAGAACGCTCCGCAAGCCGTCTCCCTCGCCGAACTGCACGGGCTGCTGCTCGGGCGCAGCTGTGCCGGCGCCAGTTTCGATCCCGATGCCTGGCTGACCGATGCCGCCGATCTGCTTGGCGAGATGCCCGAAGGCCCGGTCCGGCAGGCGCTGATCGGCCTGCAGGAAATGGTCAAGAACGAACTGGCCGGCGAGGACGTCGCACTGGTTCTGCTGCTGCCCAGCGACGAGGCCAGCCTGACCGAGCGCGCCGTGGCCCTCGGCCAGTGGTGTCAGGGTTTCCTGGCCGGCTTCGGCCTGACCGCGGGTGATCGTGCGCTGAGCGACGAGGCGCGCGAGGTGCTGCAGGATCTCGCTGCCATCGCGCAGATCCAGGACTCGCTGGAGGAGTCCGAGGACGGCGAGAACGACTACATGGAGGTGATGGAGTACCTGCGCGTCGCGCCGCTGCTGCTGTTCGCCGAATGCGCCAAGCCTCTGCCGCCCACCGCCAAACCTTCCTTGCACTGAGATGTCCCGATGACTCGCATCCCGAAATCGGAATATGCCCGTCGGCGCAAGACGCTGATGGAGCAGATGGGCCCCGACAGTATCGCCATCCTGCCTGCCGCGCCGATGTACATCCGCAACCGGGACGTCGAGCACGTCTATCGCCAGGACAGCGACTTCCAGTACCTCTCCGGGTTTCCCGAGCCCGAAGCGGTGATCGCGCTGATTCCCGGCCGCGAACACGGCGAATACGTGCTGTTCTGCCGCGAGCGCGACCCCGAGCGCGAGCTCTGGGACGGGCTGCGTGCCGGTCAGGACGGCGCAGTGCGCGACTACGGTGCCGACGATGCCTTTCCGATCGGCGACATCGATGACATCCTGCCCGGCCTGATCGAAGGTCGCGAGCGCGTCTACTACGCCATCGGCAGCAACGAGTCGTTCGACCACCGGCTGATGGAGTGGATCAAGACCATTCGCTCCAAGGCCCGCCAGGGCGCACAGCCGCCCAGCGAGTTCGTCGCGCTCGACCACCTGCTGCATGATCTGCGGCTGTACAAATCGGCGGCCGAGGTGAAGGTGATGCAGGCCGCGGCCGAGATCTCCGCGCGGGCGCATGTGCGGGCGATGCAAGCGGCGCGCCCTGGCTTGTTCGAGTATCACCTCGAGGCCGAATTGGATTACGAGTTTCGCAAGGGCGGGGCAAAGATGCCGGCCTACGGCTCGATTGTCGCCAGCGGGCGCAACGCCTGCATCCTGCATTACCGGGAGAACGACCAGCCGCTGAAGGACGGCGACCTGGTGCTGATCGACGCGGGGTGCGAGATCGACTGCTACGCCAGCGACATCACCCGCACCTTCCCGGTCAACGGCCGGTTTTCGGCAGAGCAGAAGGCCATCTACGAGCTGGTGCTGGCTGCCAACGAGGAGGCGTTCAAGCACATCGCGCCAGGCAGGCACTGGAACGAGGCCCACGAAGCCACCGTGCGGGTCATCACGGCCGGGCTGGTCGAACTCGGCTTGCTGCAGGGCGAGGTCGATGCGCTGATTGCCAGCGAAGCCTACAAGCCGTTCTACATGCATCGCGCCGGCCACTGGCTGGGCATGGACGTGCATGATGTCGGCGATTACAAGGTGGGCGGCGTCTGGCGCGAGCTCGAGCCGGGTATGTGCATGACCGTAGAGCCCGGCATCTACATCGCGGCCGACAACCAGAACGTCGAGCGCCGCTGGCGGGGAATCGGTGTGCGCATCGAGGATGACGTCGTGGTCACCAAGACCGGCTGCCAGGTTCTGACCGGCGGCGTGCCCAAGCGCGTCGAGGAGATCGAGGCGCTGATGGCCGCTGTGCGAGAAGAGGGGCTCTGACTTGAGCACACTGGCGATTATCGGCGGTGGGCTGGTAGGCGCCAGCCTGGCGCTGGCCTTGCAGGCCGGCGCCCGTGAACGCGGCTGGATGATCCAGCTGATCGAGCCTTTCGCACCTGGCGATGAATACCAGCCGAGCTACGATGCCCGCTCCACGGCGCTGTCCTATGGCACCCGGCTGATCTACGAGCGCCTCGGCATCTGGGCCGAGATTGCCAGGCGCGCCGAGCCGATCCGGCGCATCCATGTCTCCGAGCGCGGCAAGTTCGGCGCGACCCGGCTGGATGCCTCGAACGAAGGGGTGCCGGCGCTCGGCTATGTGGTCGAGAACGCCTGGATCGGCCACTGCCTCTGGCAGGCGCTGGACGATACGGTCATCACTCGCCGCTGCCCGGCGGAAGTCGCGGCGCTGGAACCGATCGAGACGGGTTATCGCCTGACCCTTGCCGATGGCGCGACGCTCGACTGCGCACTCGCCGTGCTCGCCGACGGTGGGCGTTCGGCCCTGCGCGAGCAGCTGGGTATTCATGTGCGGCGTCGGCCCTATGGGCAGACGGCGCTGATCGCCAATGTCACGCCCGGCCAGCCGCATCAGGGCCTGGCCTACGAGCGTTTCACCGAGCAGGGGCCCATGGCCTTGCTGCCGTTGCCCGATGATCGTTGTGCGCTGGTCTGGACGCGCTCGCATGCCGATGCCGAGCAGCTGGCGCTGCTTGATGACACGCCGTTTCTCGAAGCCTTGCAGCAGGCTTTTGGCTTTCGCCTAGGCGGCTTCCGCCAGGTCGGTACACGCCACCTCTATCCGTTGGCATTGGTCGAAGCCGAGGAGCAGGTGCGCAGCGGGCTGGTGGTGCTCGGCAATGCGGCGCACAGCCTGCACCCCATCGCCGGGCAGGGCTACAACCTGTCGCTGCGCGACGTCGATGCACTGGCCGATGCGCTGCTAAGCAGTCGTGCGCCGTTGGGTGACCCGGCGCTGCTGCATGACTATGCGCTGCGCCAGCAGCGCGATCAGTGGATTACCGTGGGGTTTTCCGATCAGGTAACCCGGCTCTTCGGCGACTCGGGGCCCTTCGTCTCGGCCGGGCGCAGTCTCGGGCTGATCGGCCTGGACCTGCTGCCGCCGGCCAAGCGCTGGTTCGCCCGTCAGGCGATGGGCCTTGGCGTACGACCGCGCTGAGTCGCGGGCACCAATCACAATCTTGCAGCCGGTGCGCGATGGGCGCCCAAAGGAGAAGCAGATGCAGGCGGATCTGGTCATCGTCGGCGCCGGCATGGTCGGCAGTACGCTCGCGCTGGCCCTGGCCGGTAGTGGGCTGAGCATTCTGGTCGTCGATGCCGGCGCGCTCGAGGTGCCGGCTTTCGAAGCGGCAGCGCCCTTCGAGCCGCGGGTCAGCGCTTTGTCGATGGCCAGTCAGCGCATCCTCGAGCGCGTGGGCGCCTGGCCCGGCATCGTCTCCCGCCGCGCCTGTCGATACACCGACATGCGGGTATGGGACGGATCAGGCACCGGGCAGATTCACTTCTCCGCTGCGTCGGTGCATGCCGAGGCGCTCGGGCATATCGTCGAGAATCGCGTGGTGCAGGACGCGTTGCTCGACGCCCTGCGCGCCGGGGGCGAGATCGAGCTGCTCGGCAATGCATCGCTGCAGACGCTCGAGCGCGATGGCACGGGCTGGCAGATCGAACTGGCCGACGGCCGTCGGATCCGCTCGGAATTGGTGGTCGCGGCCGATGGCGCGCAATCGACGGTGCGTCGTCTGGCGGGCTGCGAGACGCGCGAGTGGGATTACCTGCACCATGCCATCGTGACCAGTGTGCGCTGCGCCGAACCCCACCTGCGCACGGCCTGGCAGCGCTTCACCGATGATGGCCCGCTGGCGTTTCTGCCGCTCGAGCGCGCCGGCGATCAGCACTGGTGCTCGATTGTCTGGTCGTGCACCGAGCCGGAGGCGCGCCGGCTCATGGCGCTCGATGACGAAGCGTTCCGCGCTGCGCTGGGTCGGGCCTTCGAATATCGTCTGGGCGAGATTCAATCGGTCGATCCGCGGCTGTGCATTCCGCTGCGCCAGCGTCACGCCAAGCGCTATGTGCAACCCGGCCTGGCGCTGGTCGGCGATGCCGCGCACGTCATCCATCCGCTGGCGGGGCAGGGTGTCAATCTTGGCCTGCTCGATGCCGCGACCCTGGCCGAGGTGCTGCACGCGGCGCTGACCCGCGGCGAGCGGCCCGGCGAGCTGCGCGTGCTTTCACGCTACGAACGTCGTCGCATGCCGCACAACCTGGCGATGATGGCGGCGATGGAGGGCTTCGAGCGTCTGTTCCAGGCCGATCCGCTGCCGCTGCGCTGGTTGCGCAACGCCGGGCTCAAGGGCGTCGAGGCGCTGCCCGAGCTCAAGTCGATGTTCGTACGGCAGGCCCTGGGCCTGACCAGTGATCTGCCGGAGCTGGCGCGCGCCTGAAACACGCTGCGACAGGCGGTCGCCCAATGTCGCATTGAGAAGCTAAATAACATTCACTATTATTTGGCTCTCCCAAGCTCCGCAAGAGGCACGCTACATGCAGGCAAGCAAAGGTTTTCTCGCCGCGTTGACCCTGACGGCCCTGTCGGGCGCCGTGCAGGCGGCCGATGAAGTCGTGGTGTATTCGTCGCGTATCGACGAGCTGATCAAGCCGGTGTTCGACGCCTATACCGAAAAGACCGGTGTGACCGTCAAGTTCATCACTGACAAGGAAGCGCCGCTGATGGCGCGGCTCAAGGCTGAAGGCGAGAACACGCCTGCCGACCTCTTGCTGACTGTCGATGGCGGCAACCTCTGGCAGGCCGAGCAGATGGGCATCCTGCAGCCGCTCGACTCCGAGGTGGTCAAGCAGAACATTCCGGCTCAGTACCGTTCCTCCAGCGATGCCTGGACCGGCCTGTCGCTGCGCGCGCGGACCATCGTCTACTCGCCGCAGCGGGTCAAGGAAGGCGAGTTGTCTACCTACGAGGCACTCGCGGGCGACAACTGGGAAGGCCGCCTGTGCCTGCGCACCAGCAAGAAGGTCTACAACCAGTCGCTGACCGCGACGATGATCGAGACCCACGGCGCGGAGAAGACCGAAGAAATCATCCGCGGCTGGGTCGACAACCTGGCCACCGATGTCTTTGCCGACGATACCGCGCTGATCCAGGCGATCGATGCCGGCCAGTGCGATGTGGGGATCGTCAACACCTACTACTACGGCCGTTTGCACAAGAGCGATCCGCAGTTGAAGGCCAAGCTGTTCTGGCCGAACCAGGGCGACCGCGGCGTACACGTCAACCTCTCGGGCATCGGTCTGACCAAGCATGCGCCGCATCCTGAAGCGGCGCGCAAGCTGGTCGAGTGGATGACCGGGCCGCAGGCGCAGAGCATCTTCGCTGACATCAACATGGAGTACCCGGCCAATCCGGCGGTGAAGCCGTCAGCCGAGGTTGCCAGCTGGGGCGAGTTCAAGGCCGACACCATTCCGGTGGAAGTCGCCGGCAAGCGCCAGGCCGAAGCGATCAAGCTGATGGATCGCGCTGGCTGGAACTGAGGTCTGGTGCGGGTGAGCGCCCGGGGCGCTTTCCCGCAGATTGCCGAGCTGATGCCGTTATACTCGACGCCCCCTCCATGGGGGCGTCGTCTTTCCTGCTGCCGAGGCCCGAGTGTCCCATCCCGTCGAGCACCGCTGGTATCCCATCGCCTTTGCCGTCGCCGCGCTGGTTCTGTTGCCGCTCAGCGTCTTGCTGCTCAGCTGGCACGAGGTCGACCGCGAGATCTGGTCGCACCTGTGGGAAACCCAGATGCCACGCTTGCTCGGCAATACCTTGACGCTGGTGGCCGGGGTCTCGATCGGCGTGACGCTGCTCGGGGTCAGCCTGGCCTGGCTGAC is part of the Stutzerimonas balearica DSM 6083 genome and harbors:
- the pepP gene encoding Xaa-Pro aminopeptidase, with translation MTRIPKSEYARRRKTLMEQMGPDSIAILPAAPMYIRNRDVEHVYRQDSDFQYLSGFPEPEAVIALIPGREHGEYVLFCRERDPERELWDGLRAGQDGAVRDYGADDAFPIGDIDDILPGLIEGRERVYYAIGSNESFDHRLMEWIKTIRSKARQGAQPPSEFVALDHLLHDLRLYKSAAEVKVMQAAAEISARAHVRAMQAARPGLFEYHLEAELDYEFRKGGAKMPAYGSIVASGRNACILHYRENDQPLKDGDLVLIDAGCEIDCYASDITRTFPVNGRFSAEQKAIYELVLAANEEAFKHIAPGRHWNEAHEATVRVITAGLVELGLLQGEVDALIASEAYKPFYMHRAGHWLGMDVHDVGDYKVGGVWRELEPGMCMTVEPGIYIAADNQNVERRWRGIGVRIEDDVVVTKTGCQVLTGGVPKRVEEIEALMAAVREEGL
- the ubiH gene encoding 2-octaprenyl-6-methoxyphenyl hydroxylase, with amino-acid sequence MSTLAIIGGGLVGASLALALQAGARERGWMIQLIEPFAPGDEYQPSYDARSTALSYGTRLIYERLGIWAEIARRAEPIRRIHVSERGKFGATRLDASNEGVPALGYVVENAWIGHCLWQALDDTVITRRCPAEVAALEPIETGYRLTLADGATLDCALAVLADGGRSALREQLGIHVRRRPYGQTALIANVTPGQPHQGLAYERFTEQGPMALLPLPDDRCALVWTRSHADAEQLALLDDTPFLEALQQAFGFRLGGFRQVGTRHLYPLALVEAEEQVRSGLVVLGNAAHSLHPIAGQGYNLSLRDVDALADALLSSRAPLGDPALLHDYALRQQRDQWITVGFSDQVTRLFGDSGPFVSAGRSLGLIGLDLLPPAKRWFARQAMGLGVRPR
- a CDS encoding 2-octaprenyl-3-methyl-6-methoxy-1,4-benzoquinol hydroxylase codes for the protein MQADLVIVGAGMVGSTLALALAGSGLSILVVDAGALEVPAFEAAAPFEPRVSALSMASQRILERVGAWPGIVSRRACRYTDMRVWDGSGTGQIHFSAASVHAEALGHIVENRVVQDALLDALRAGGEIELLGNASLQTLERDGTGWQIELADGRRIRSELVVAADGAQSTVRRLAGCETREWDYLHHAIVTSVRCAEPHLRTAWQRFTDDGPLAFLPLERAGDQHWCSIVWSCTEPEARRLMALDDEAFRAALGRAFEYRLGEIQSVDPRLCIPLRQRHAKRYVQPGLALVGDAAHVIHPLAGQGVNLGLLDAATLAEVLHAALTRGERPGELRVLSRYERRRMPHNLAMMAAMEGFERLFQADPLPLRWLRNAGLKGVEALPELKSMFVRQALGLTSDLPELARA
- a CDS encoding extracellular solute-binding protein, yielding MQASKGFLAALTLTALSGAVQAADEVVVYSSRIDELIKPVFDAYTEKTGVTVKFITDKEAPLMARLKAEGENTPADLLLTVDGGNLWQAEQMGILQPLDSEVVKQNIPAQYRSSSDAWTGLSLRARTIVYSPQRVKEGELSTYEALAGDNWEGRLCLRTSKKVYNQSLTATMIETHGAEKTEEIIRGWVDNLATDVFADDTALIQAIDAGQCDVGIVNTYYYGRLHKSDPQLKAKLFWPNQGDRGVHVNLSGIGLTKHAPHPEAARKLVEWMTGPQAQSIFADINMEYPANPAVKPSAEVASWGEFKADTIPVEVAGKRQAEAIKLMDRAGWN